AGAAAGAGATTCTTTTGGTCCTTTTTATATAACAAATTTCGGATAAATGAAATTTACTATTTTTCCGGCCCTTCCATGGCAGTTTGTTAATTGTAACAAGATCGTCCCCACATAgattaaaaaaaacttttGCACAATATGTTGCTTCAGCTTTTTAGTGGATGGCATAAGTTGATGACAGGTGGCTCGCAGTTCCTTCGTCAGATTCCTAagattttatttttttcattttcCTTTCAACTTCCAACATGTAGACTGGTCTACATTTCGGGAAATTACATTGTTTTAAAATACGAAAATAATTCGAAGGGGCCAATTAAAATGCGGGAAAAATCCGACTTTTGGAATACGTCAGAAACACTTCAAATGTCCATTAGGGTGTGTCATGCAAGTTTAGCAAATGTTGTATTAAATACGGGGAAATTAAATTTCAATCTTTCAAGTAATACATAGACCGATATTTTCAAGTTAGATAGATACATACATGAAAGGTAAATTTACAGATCAAAATGTTGGCGTAGGCAGGCCATCTTATGTTCATGTAGGCGTAGACTGGCCGTAATATCTTAATGTATGCGTACCCTTTGCATACCCTTGGTTTCCGCAGTTAGGCAAGGCAACACGTTTGTTACAAAAGGCATATAGGAACCGGTAGTTTGAAATTAGACAATCTCGCGGGGTACGTTTATATTCACTTTGTCCGGGATAGTGGCAAAATCCAACGAGGAGGGGAACGATTTCACCACTTGTACAGACCCTCTGACAAATCTTAGTCTTGTTTGGagtttttctttttaaagttttATTGATTATAAATTCAGATGTTATTTATAAAATTACTTCGGGCATAGTTGGCTGTATTGCAAAGTTAACAGCATTTTTTCTAAAAATGTACTTTTATAGGAGTTAGTTCTCATACTTATAGGTACTTGGTGACCACAAAGCTTACTAGCGCTGGAGTACCTTCGGACGTTATCTTTACTGGGTGCAGATCTCCAGGGAATACATCGAACCCGTTATCCGAGAATTGAAcaatttcttcatcttcttcagttGGTATAGAAAGTTGGAGTGATTTCACTGGTCTATTTGCGCTGACACCCAAAATGtgttcttcttcgtcaATCCAAGAGAGCTCGATAGTTGCTTCATAGTCGAAAGTAACGTACTTCAATGGCTGAGGCCAGTCGGAAGTTCTAGCTATAATTTTCCCATCTTCGAGCAATTTACCCTTGGCGATAAACTTGTTATTCTCTAGGTTTAGGAGTCCTTTAATGTCACCGAGTTCCGTAATATCGTTAGCTGCAGCGTCTACTTGTATTGAAAACTTTTTGTGCAAGGTTCCAGATCCTACGTTGTATAGCTCAATTTCAACGATTAGGTTTTTACGAGTTTCAAGGGTAGAGTTTGCAACCCAAACCTCAAGGTTCTCAAACCAAGCATCGAGCTTATGGTCGGCATCACGCAATTGATCAGCTTCACTTCTGCCTAGTGATTTTCTGTTTATGGCCAAAGTTAGAGGTTCGCTTTCTCTCTTGATAGCGTACCAAGCTAGTTTTGGAATGTGAAGGTAGTCAATAACTGCCCAGGACGAAACCGGATAGCAGTCATTTAATTGCCAGACTAGACAACCACCGCATCTCTTATTGCTCCATCTGCGTCTGAAAACTTTGTAGGCTAGGGCAATACAATCAGATTGCATTACCTGAGACAAAAACACCATGTTTGCTAGGGTCATGTCGCCTAGTCTGAAATTCAATACAATATACTTGAGGAGAATGTCTTCACCACCACTTGCTTTGTTATGCATGCGAATAACCTCGCTCTGTGGATGGAGGTCAGAAGCGCAGTATTTCTTATACATTTTCTCGCTTCCATATGATAACATACCGAATTCAGATATAAACCTACCAGCTAAATCATCCCAGTCTTGATAAGGACGTTCATCACCATGCCAGACGTTCCACTGATGAAGATCACCCCGCAATAAGTCACTAGTTGGGTGGTCGCCGCCACTGAATGGTGAACCGGGGTGATAAGGAACGTTGTCTGTCCATTTGGAAACATATGATGGTAGATCTACCTCATATATTGTTCTAGCAGGGAAGTTAGTGTTTGTGTAGTCCCCGCTGTTGTCATTACGATCCCATTGTAAATTGTAACTCTCTGCAAGTTGGTAGTCTTCATTGTTTCCAACCCATGCTACAATGCTGCAATACTTGTTTAATCTTTTTAACTGGGTACGTGCTTCATTTTCAATAGTCTGTCTGAACTTAGGGTCTGCAGGATATTGACCACAGGCAAACATGAAATCGTGCCATACTAGTATACCCATTTTATCACAGGTTGACATGAACTCATCACATTCGTAAACACCACCACCCCAAACTCTTGCCATGTTCATGTTAGCATCAATGATGGTTTGTAAGGTTTGTGGATAATCTTGCTTAACTGTGGGGAAACAGTTTGGTGGGATCCAGTTTACACCAGAAATATACACTGGAATATTGTTAATTCTGAAGTAGAAAGATGTTCCATCTTCACCAGGAACAGGCTCCTCTACCAATTCGGCTTTACGGAACCCATAAGGAAATTCAATAATTTGCCCAGTGGATGGAACCGTAATTATAACACGGTGCATATATGGATTACCATGACCAACTGGGTTCCATAATTTGAATTTTTGGTTGAAATTGACAGTTAAACCATTTTTTGAGATTGATTGACAGACAATGTTTTCTTCGGCATCGACAACTTTTACTTCAATGGCCTCAATGTCCTTGTTATAATCGTCCTGCTCGATCTCGATGTCAAATTTACATTTTAGGTCATTGTCGAATGCAGTGTGGAAGTAAACATTACGCTTATCCAACCATTTGTCTTCGAATTGAATGAGATCAATCTTACGGTAAGGACCACAGCTAATCAAAATTGGGGACCAATCCCAGCCATATTGATAGGTTGCCTTTCTAATTAAAACTCTGGTCCGGTCACCATTCCAAGCATAAGGAGGTTCGCTTTTCCCACTTTCTTTCAACAGTTCATGCCCCTTATTCTCGGCAGAATAGAAGGTGATTTCCaatttattattataatCATCATGTTTGATATAATTGGAGACATCAATCAGATGTTCTTCGAACATGTTTTCATTTTCCAAGATTATAGTACCGTTGAGGCGGACTGTCGCAAAGGTGTCAAGACCCTCAAATCTCAACAGAGACTTTTTACTGCTCCTTGGAGTTTTAAAAGTTGATCTATAGTCCCAGTCGACTTGGCCAACCCATTGAAGGTGTTTTTCGTTCATTTCTTGGAATGGATCCGGGATGACACCGCTATGCATTAAGTCGACAAAAATTTCGGTTGTTGGGCTGTCAAGGTCGTGAGATGGAACCCAGGTGTTGCTGTCGTGCTTCTTGTAGTACCAGTTAGTCAATTGCATTTTGTTCGGTTTAGTTTTCGGTTAGTTGATATTGGTTGATTATTGGAATCTTAATCTGTTGATTATTGGAATGTTCATTTTTAATCTCAAATCAAATACAGAGGCTGCCTTAATATATGTTTCGGATCTTAAAGAAGTCCAAATAACACGTTGTTCAACGAGATTATTTTGTTATCCATCGTGTTAGTTCATAAAGGGTGGGTGCAACATATCGTCTTAGAACTAAGGGAGTTGATACTCAATTGTACCCTTTTAGAGTGTTGTAAATACTTAGAACTAGACGTGGGTCCTTTGCATCTGAGTTATGTTTCTAAGACTATGTACTTTACGCGGCTGTAGAAATAGCGTACGTATTGATCATTTAACTTGAACTATTGATAATCGAACGATATCCCACGGCTTTAGGACTCCCCACACACATGTCGACCAAGCTTCTTCGTCATTGTAGTTTCATTGCCATTGATAAGAAGTGACAATCGTTAACTTAATCTAAAGATTATCGAGACGCGTTTCATTATGAATGGTTAGGAATTGATCGGCCACGCGATTTTCCGCATTAAATAACGCCTTATTATTAAGTACTGATCCTGCATTTAACATTCACTATTCCTTGCATACTAATTTGGCGCTAGTTAATGCAAAATACCTGTGTGTAGCCAGCAAATTGTTAACTCTATTTGGAGATACTTAGACGCCAATCTCACTACGTAGTAGACGCTGATGGAGGCTTGTTTTACATTGCTACTTTATTTAGGATATTATTTAACTTGTTCGCACAATGGTATAGATTTGTAAGACCCTATCCTTTCTACATAATGGGGCTTCAGTGGTCTGGGACACCTTTGTTCAGGATTTTAGAAGATCCTTAACTCTATTAAATGCTGATCTTTTAAATGAGGTTACCAAGGCTACGAAATTATTGTAAAAGAGTAGTAGTTTCATATATGTTACCAAGGATAAACAGATGTTACTAAGGATACACAGAAGTTACCAAGGATACACCATTAAGTCTTTCCGGTTTATCTATCACACTAGGACTCACGATGCTTACAAATTCACCTTAACGGGTTCTATACGGAATTACATTCTTGACAGGGTATTACACATCAAATACGCATCCCTTGCACTAAATGATTCAATTGTAACCATCATACAAGGACGAATTAGAAGCTAATGGCAGGTAAATCTTTTAGAACCTATTAGTGCGGGGTCGGAAAAGTAACGGAAATTACATAAGTCATACGGATAAGATTCAACATATTGTATAGTCAGACGAATGAAAACCTGTATACTATGAGTATCGTCTGCAATAGTGTAAAATAGCTTTAACTAAAGCTTTTCGCAAGAACGCTAGCCACTATTTGTACATCTAATCAATACGTATCATACATTAAGATTAGCTAGGGTATATTCATGCATATAGTTTCTCTTATAGTTACCCATAACTAATATAGGCTGATAATAATCAGTCTTCCAAGCATATTTCCCAGAAGTAGGATATACAACAATTAAAATTAGAATATCATGAACAAAATCTGACGTAAGAATATTTAATTTGTAAAAGCTGCGACTCGTAATACAATCGAGCCTAATGGGGAGTCTTACGAAGGACTGACCCCTGATTCCAGAATCGTGATTTAGATTGTTTTCCAATAGTCGCTAAATTTAGTTTTCTAAAATCTGATTTGCCAATTGTTGAAGGGCATTTACCGCCGAGTTTATTTTTTGCCCAAGTGGCAATGTAGTCTTTACGCCAAATTATTATGCCACAGGCGATTTCTCATACATGTGCTCGTTTTATTACTCATTGGGTAAGTGAAAACGATTCCCAAGATAAAATTGCAATTACAAAGCTTAGAGGTACTAATATTAAATTACCCAGAAGGTTGTTCCATTTTGATAAAGAGCGTTGAAAGAATCCGTTAAGTACCAAGAATTGGTGAAAATGAAAAATTTAATAGGGAAGCACACTTAAGGCGATTTCTAGATCTATTTATTCAATTAACTACAGAAGTGCCAGTATACTCGCTTCTTGAAATTTTTACCATTAATAGCATCGTAATTTCTACACATGTGATTTACCAAAATGACTCATGTTTCTTTTTCAGCGAGACCTTGATCTGGCTATTCATtgtaaagtttttgaaTATCAGCAATAATTGAGCGATTTCTTCCAATTACTTCCGAATGTTTCTACAATATTGCAAGAATAACTGCCATACTTGCCGCACGGTTAAAGAAGTCGTAGTAGGGTGTGTCCTTCTAACTTCTGTTCGTAATTGATTAAAAAGTCGCTAAACGTAACATTTAAAAATAGTAACTAGGCCGCTTGGTTACAAATAACGGGTGTCATTCTTAATGCCATACATAGATGGGATATGTATGGCTGTAGCGTAGCATTTTTTACTgcaaaaaaaaaatcttCATCGGTGATGCATAATTGCCCATTTAAGTTCTACGCCAAGCACCGGACGACTTGGCAAAGCCGTTCAGGATTATATCGCCAATATTCCACTTGGTTACTGCCAAGAGCAACTCTTGGCAGGTCAATGCGTTGTGTTTGGCCCACACATTCAATTGAGGTTAATGTATAACAAACTAGCGTCCCATTCTCTTAAGCCATAGCACTGAAACAAGGAATCATTGTAGCAATTAGCAGTTTAACTAACCATCATACCACTATTACCTTCCCAGCCTATCTCGCCACTAGAACCAGTTTTGCAGAGTATATTAGCTTAGGGCAGATAACCCAGATAAGCGATATATCATACCTAAATATTTCTTCATCGCGCTGCTGGACGAGTCTACAAGATCAGAATAACTGCTTCTGCGCAGTTAAGCACGCATTGCAAAAGAGATGATATTCCAGATTTTGCAAGCTGAAACCTACACCACCAGTATACTAATTTATATAGCTCCCTCCTAGTTTCTGGTATGAAGATCATGCGCATAGCTTGCCTTAGTAAGAATATTTGAGTGTAAATTCTATTTACTAGAATTTAATCAAAAGTATAAGTTAAGCTAACTTACATAACAATGATATAACTAGTTAGATACCATTAAGAGGAGAATGACATGGTTTATAGGTGTTCCATCAGCGAATAGTGAAGGTTCTAAAAGTAGCAATGAATTTTGATATCTTTTGGTTTTCGTCCTTGGAGTTGCTTATCGCTGTGGCACAATATAAAAAGGGCTTAAATTTTCGAAATCCGATACCTGTATTTACTAAACTTTGAAAAAACCATAGCGACTTTTAGCAATATGAGAATCTTAAACTACtgttttattttattaagCCTGTTTTCTCTAACATCGGCTTTCTACCATAAGCGCCAAATGCGGGAGATAGTGGATATGCTATCACGGAGCAAGCGCTGTGTTGACACTACAACACCATTCAATCCTGCTTATAATCCAAAGTGGGGAGAAAACCCTTGGGAAGATCCGGGTCCATGAATTTTTCGAAGATAATAATAGGAGGGTGTTTCCCCTGGAGAAACACTGGCATTGATTATGGTTACTATAGTTTATTATGTAAATTAATACATATCTCATGAGTTCTCCACACCAAGTTAAGTGATAAGTGCTAAAACACCACTTACGTGATTGACCTATTAGTACATTAAGAGAATGTAGAAAGCTTATGTAATACGAATTGTCGCGATATCAATGAATTGATATTTTGTATACTCATATGGAACTTCGGTAGATAAACCATAGCAAAACATCTTTATAACTACAGATACATCATTGGAAAGGGCTTTACGCTGtaaaaagaatattttGCCCGATATCACAGAAATGCTAGTCCAGATTATTCGAACCGAAGCTATATACCGACAACGTGCGGAGTTATAGTATCGCTCAAATACGGTTCCTATTACGCGATAATGATGTATATTTTGCCTTTAAAGTTGAGGAACTTTAGATGAACAGTAATACCTCTTGAATAACAGTATTACTTCATTTACATAAGCATGCAATTTCTTACCGAGATACCATTATTTTATGAGCTTGGGCAAGGTTCATAGGAGTTATAGAGGCTATCTCAGTAGCAATAGATGGATACCATTTTGTTTTCCGATCAATTGGAGTAACCTGCAGTTGCTTATCAATATTCTACATTACAAAAGGTTGTGCATGCCTGACGTTTCTTAAAGATTTTAACTGAATTGCGTTCGAAGAAACTTAGTAAACTTTAACAACATGAAACTATTAAGCCACTGTTTTATTTTACCTACCGTATTATGCTTAACTTTTGGCTTTCCTGCCTTTGAAAATAGTCCGCTACTACAAAAACGGGTTGATCCCTCATGGACTGGCAGATGCCACAGGTACTACTGCTGTAAAACTTCGGATTGTATCAGTAATGGATGCGGCATTTGCTACCAACCAGACTTCAACACCCAAGGAATCTGTTTGGAAAACGGTATATTTCCTGAATACGATACCCTTTATGATTACACTTCCGACGAAGAAGAATACATTGATTCCAGTGATGATTATGATGAGATTTCCCCCGATGATCATGAAGAACTTAGGTAAAAATAGCAAATTAATAAAGGTGGAAAACCTAAGTAACGCAAAACAAGGTAATAGTCAACTTTATAACCATAACACTAAATTCCAGACGGAGAGAAATGTCGAATATTTGATCGAAAGTGCTTAGTGATTGTTGCTAACTTAGTAACTTTCGCAGACTGGCATATACTATGTATCCTTGGGACAATTTAATTCCTAATATTGTATGTATGTAAATATATGTTAAGGATATTTTGTTAATATTATTTAACACAACCAATTAAACGTTATCCATCTACATGACAGAAGGTCGGAAGTTCAACTGCCCGAGTGATAACTTCCGTTTCTAACCAGCATTGTCACTTAACCTAAGGTTAAGGGATCAAACCCTTCTGATATCTCACACCCACATTCTTTTTGCACAAATGCTGGAATGATACGTGGGGAATGAGTTATAACGCATCCAAAAAACATTATTACAATAAAATGACGTAGTTCCCGTTAAATTAGATTAGATTGCAGTTGCCAGCGGTTCTTGCCATTTTGCATAGAAAGTTTCCAGGTTTTTTTTAAGCGTGCTTATATCATACAGGTTGTCACGATTGATGGTGAATTTGAgattttttaattttgaAATCTAGATGTAAGGAATCATGATGAAATTTATTTTATAGATACTTCAAAAAATGCGAAGTCCTTTGTAAGTCAGTGCCAGAACCGATTATTGTATAATTATGATAATGATTGTGAATTAACAATATGAGAATTAGGAAGTTTACAATTTTTAGATTTTTTTTGACTAATGTACTACTCATTAGGTCCCGGGAATGAAGGTTATTCTTTACTTTAGTTAATTCTTACATATACTTCTATGTTTGACGTAGCTTTGAACCCCGTACCTTCCAGTTTATTAAAGAATATATAAAAGAGCTAGGCATGCAGTAATAGCCAATTACCGAACAGCTCATCAGCTATAGCAACATGCGACAGAAATTAGGTGTTAGTGACGCCTACCTTGTATGTTATATGTTATTGATACAAAGTACTGGTATGCTAGCCAGAAAACCCATAATTTTCTTACAGACATATTATTGTTATGATATTGGCAGGGTTTTAGAGCGGTTATAGTAGTAAGCGTTAGAGGCTATCTAAGTAGCAATAAATTGATATTATTCAATTTCCGTTCGATTGGGGAAATTGCGGTTGCTTATCTGAATGATACATTATAAAAAGGCGTTTAGTGGCCCCTGTTTATAGATTACCATATTTCAGTTTTCAGAGAACGGCAGAAACACTAAAAATGAGACTCTTTAGCTACGGTGCTATTTTATACAGTTTATTCTCTTTGACGTCCGCTATTCCCACTGGTGAAAAGGTCGAGTCATTACTAAGACGCACTCCACAACGTGACCTACCATGGGCTGGCAGATGTCACATGTACTATTGCTGTAGCCATGTAGATTGTCTCGACAATGGATGCTCTTTATGTTTCGTGAGGGAGGAAGGTTACCAAGGAGTCTGTTTGGAACTTAATGAGAGACCcaatgatgatgatttaTACGTTCCTACTGATTTAGGTAGTGACGACCACACCAGTGATACCTCTGATGAACTTTTTGAACCTATGGAAGAAGATCCCGATTGGATTTACGAATACGAAGGGGATGAACCAGGTTATGAGGAATATGATGGAGATTGTCCTGCTTTAGATGGCGATTATGCAGCCTGTTCTACTGATGATGATACCTCAGAAGGTCCTGGCTCTGAAGAACTCAAGTGAAAAGACAAGAGAAATTTGCCGTCCAAATTCCAGAAGTTATAAATGAACGTAATGGCGAAGATAACGGGCGGCTATTTCGTCAATGATTTTAAAGAAAGCTATTTTCCATTTTGTTAATTTTAGGACCGATACCTACGTATGACATTTAGAATGCGACATTTAGATCTAGCTCGACGTTGTATGTAGCTGATATTAAACGTTTTTACTATTTCAATACTACGTGATATCACGTGACATGAAGTAGACGGCAAACTGTTCGTGCAACCGCTTCCGTTTGTCTAGTTATGAATACTGGTTACGTAACGAGGTGACAGCATTAGTGTTTTAACCTCGGAATTGTGGTTAAGCCGTAAAGTAGTTATCAATGTTTTCAATACTTGTCTTATATCCAGACGCTCCGAATATCTACTAGACAAAAGGGCCTTCAGGAGGTCTGACTCTCCCAAACCATATCGCTCCTCAGAGTAAGACGTGACGGACTCAACCTGAAAAACCTTGCAAGACAGCTTGCAAGAATTCTACGTTGTTGTAAGTAACAGTCATACGGCATGGGACTATAAAAACCAGTAAATAGACTCTGACATAATGTAAAAATCAATCATTCGTTCCAATTGAGTGATGAAAAACTGTTGAAATATTTGAGCGCAATCGTTACTCAGGGATGGGACAGAGATTGGCGTTCGATCAAGTATCTACTTGAAACCCACTCCACCGTTGGTCCTGCGGACAGCAGCGCCCTTCGAACTTCGCTGTGCCGTCTCAGCTATAAAATACCGATTCTGTTATAAAGATGCGAGCAGTTCTTGACAGTACATAAGCATGGTGGGCTCCGGTTGAGAGTTAaaagatgtatttattctcaaatatttaaatgtatatatagttGGCTAAAGAAAACGCTGCCATGTTTATGTAGCTGTGTATTTCCTAAACTTGGGCATAATTGGTTTGTTTACTGTAAATTACCACTCGAGAAAAACAGGACTTTGAGATGCTAGCATTGTATATTTCGTATTGTAGTTAGTTATTGTGGAGCATAGGAAGGGTTTctctcaagaagaagatattctcTGTCTTTTATAAGTGTTTTCCGTGAAGCGATAATACAAGTGCAGCTAAGGATGTCGATGGCTTTGCGAGCTGCAGATGAATTACAAGGGTTTAAACAGAGCTTGGTCACTTAAAATTAGCACTCATATCACACTTTTAGGAGAGATTTCCAACTTACAGTTGTGTACTATCCTTTGCTATCTCCAGTAATATGTTGGTTTGTCTACTACCTGTACGTTGTACGCTAAGATAAAATGTCACTTTGTATTATGTAAAAATGTTGAGATATTCTGAATATTAAGTGCTGTAAGATATTTTTTAAGTCTGAAATTTAAAAACGcaaagcgaagaagagTTGCAGTGATAAAAGGTAGACATCTTATGATGTTCAGACCCGAGTTCCAAGTGTACATATGCTGTGTACTATACTTACAAGTACAAAAGCAAGGGGCCTAAGTTAGAAGGAGGCTCAAGGTGTATAAAGACCTCTAGACGCTCTATAACCGAGATTTACTAATACgtaatatatttatcatTGCTAGAAGATGGCTAGCTAACGATGTGCAAGTGATAACACCAGGAGCTAGTAGCATCGGTATATACTATACCAAGCAAGCAGTAGGCGTTTTGTGAACTGAGAGCTGTGACAATTGATTGTATCATCTAGCTGACGATATCTAAGTGATGCTACGTATGCTATCAGGTCACAGCTCTTGGTTTGGCTTCTCGCTGAGGTATGTTAAGAATACAACTCGTGGACACTTATGTTAATTGGGATTATAGCCGCGAGCTACCGACACTGCATGTAAACTGGCGATACATTGATAGCTCTTGATTGTATGTTGTAGCAGCTAGATACACTGTACTGCAAGTATTCAATAATGTATTGATGGCAGCTGAGTGTTGAATCTTCCCTTGGTCTTTAGCTGAGACTGTTAGCCATGAGcactgacatgtagacGGACatggcaattgataggtgcgcagctagatctgtattgatTGCAGCGAGTAATTGCATCTAGCCATTAGACTGCATGTAGCTGACATTGGCAATTGATGACAGTACAAATGTTCCTAGAAGTTGTTGGTGTTGATCAGCTAGATATGTATTGGTGGTAGCTGAGTctattcatagctagccatTAGACTGCATGTAGCTGACATTGGCATTTGATCGGTGCGCAAACTAGATCTTTATTGATTATAGCTGAGTAATTGCATCTAGCCATGtagacactgacatgtagagtgGATATGAATTGATGGTTGATTTCTAGCTAAGTTAACTGTCACTAGCCATTGGACGACACTGGCAatggcaattgataggtgcgcaagtagtctgtattgatggtcttctagctgagactgttcatagctagcatgagacactgacatgtagagtgGACATTGGCATTTGATCggtgcgcaagtagatCATATTTGATGGTTGTCTTCTAGCCATTAGACTGGATGTAGACTGACATTGGACTTTGATCGGTGCGCAGCTAGATCTGTATttgatggtcttctagctgaggTTATAGCTAGCatgagacactgacatgtagactgaCATTGATGAGGTTTGCAAACTggatctgtattgatggtcttctagctgagactgtagccatgagacactgacatgtagactgcaattgataggtgcATAGCTaagatctgtattgatggtcttctagTTGAGActattcatagctagccatGAGACTctgacatgtagactgacattgatgaggttcgcAAACTGGATCTGTTGttggtcttctagctgagactattcatagctagcATGAGACCTGACATGTACGACTGG
This window of the Eremothecium sinecaudum strain ATCC 58844 chromosome VII, complete sequence genome carries:
- a CDS encoding HGR116Cp (Homolog of Beta_manosidase not found in Ashbya gossypii Saccharomyces cerevisiae or other closely related species), with amino-acid sequence MQLTNWYYKKHDSNTWVPSHDLDSPTTEIFVDLMHSGVIPDPFQEMNEKHLQWVGQVDWDYRSTFKTPRSSKKSLLRFEGLDTFATVRLNGTIILENENMFEEHLIDVSNYIKHDDYNNKLEITFYSAENKGHELLKESGKSEPPYAWNGDRTRVLIRKATYQYGWDWSPILISCGPYRKIDLIQFEDKWLDKRNVYFHTAFDNDLKCKFDIEIEQDDYNKDIEAIEVKVVDAEENIVCQSISKNGLTVNFNQKFKLWNPVGHGNPYMHRVIITVPSTGQIIEFPYGFRKAELVEEPVPGEDGTSFYFRINNIPVYISGVNWIPPNCFPTVKQDYPQTLQTIIDANMNMARVWGGGVYECDEFMSTCDKMGILVWHDFMFACGQYPADPKFRQTIENEARTQLKRLNKYCSIVAWVGNNEDYQLAESYNLQWDRNDNSGDYTNTNFPARTIYEVDLPSYVSKWTDNVPYHPGSPFSGGDHPTSDLLRGDLHQWNVWHGDERPYQDWDDLAGRFISEFGMLSYGSEKMYKKYCASDLHPQSEVIRMHNKASGGEDILLKYIVLNFRLGDMTLANMVFLSQVMQSDCIALAYKVFRRRWSNKRCGGCLVWQLNDCYPVSSWAVIDYLHIPKLAWYAIKRESEPLTLAINRKSLGRSEADQLRDADHKLDAWFENLEVWVANSTLETRKNLIVEIELYNVGSGTLHKKFSIQVDAAANDITELGDIKGLLNLENNKFIAKGKLLEDGKIIARTSDWPQPLKYVTFDYEATIELSWIDEEEHILGVSANRPVKSLQLSIPTEEDEEIVQFSDNGFDVFPGDLHPVKITSEGTPALVSFVVTKYL